The following are from one region of the Paenibacillus bovis genome:
- a CDS encoding PAS domain S-box protein — protein sequence MDISSAPGMSLLTHIYKHTPQGVAIFSPQGECLQVNPAFCRLLDYEEEELKQFLNIQQLADSWLYQQQTDPIERRLMRHDQNMIWLSLQASRYPDVPEQQLEYLVLYASEITDREEEDLYTMVARNASSVVSVSLPDGTINYVSPSIKKVLGYEPYEVMNSKRMEYYHEQDAQDMLLPGLMYNDSKTFIRRAKHKDGHYLWIEVFTQTMHNANGEVERILSIAQDVTKRKAQEDIVSRAHKLAQIGAWDWDMVNNRIHFSKDIRRIFGNVMKPVELNTDSYMSTIHPDDADHVMKCIMDALHDGTNGEALYRIILPGNIQKVVQAYWEVITDKATGTPLQIIGIVQDVTANHQMSEQLRQSEHNYRLITENSLDMISRHYDDQEFTFRYVSPASMIILGYEPEELIGSSCFELLHPEDIDKARRFLEAIKGKGSQHDTIIFRYRHKKGHYIWFETLSRYAYNEQEGSYGYTSVSRDITERKYLEMVLRDSEYRYRSLFENNPSGVCAMDLQGHFLSVNSSLEEITGFSRHELIGRRIFNFFSAEDLGKIRHHARMAAKGVPQTYEISVPRKDGSFFPADVINVPIMADTEVIGLYGIITETTRLKQYISQIEKLGNERALILDSVSEGIFSVDAEGHGIFINRAGAEMLGLVIQQPDSQGLYNSHSWNQALYDVDILNEQSPIIQAIRQGTPHQEEETVFWKNDGSSFLAAYRVTPVYEQGEYRGTVIVFRDITDEKEILRAKESAEKADRAKSEFLSVMSHELRTPMNGIMGMTGLLADTELDEQQRSYLEIVMNSSETLLQLLNEILDFSKAEAGMLTLEPEPFETTRVMDSVAELFQVRASEKGTLLAVEIAPEVPDILVGDAGRIRQILINLVGNAVKFTEEGQITVSVRALERSEGQTDQPGEIWLEFAVQDTGIGIALHQQHLLFQPFSQLHPVWNRKYGGTGLGLSICKKLVELMEGSIGVISEENQGAVFRFVLKLGTVTAAQPDDTLLAPSVISADNRLLQATVAHPTAHHPELRILIAEDHPSNQRVLLSMLHREGYTADLVVNGEEAVQACLDQTYDLIFMDVQMPGMNGLEASQIIRGHFSNEQTPIIIGVTAFARQEDRERCLSAGMHHFVSKPVMNAELQRVLQESTDMLRLRRPVSDPQL from the coding sequence GTGGATATTTCGTCTGCACCCGGCATGTCCTTACTCACACATATATATAAGCATACTCCGCAGGGAGTTGCGATCTTCTCGCCTCAAGGTGAATGTCTGCAGGTCAATCCCGCTTTTTGCCGTTTACTGGATTATGAAGAGGAAGAATTAAAGCAATTCCTGAATATACAGCAGCTGGCGGATAGCTGGCTGTATCAACAGCAGACAGACCCGATCGAGCGGCGTCTGATGCGGCATGACCAGAATATGATCTGGTTGTCACTACAAGCTTCACGCTACCCGGATGTTCCGGAACAGCAGCTGGAATATCTGGTGTTGTATGCCAGTGAAATTACCGACCGCGAAGAAGAAGATCTGTATACGATGGTCGCTCGTAATGCTTCGAGTGTCGTATCGGTCAGCTTGCCGGATGGTACGATCAACTATGTATCACCTTCAATCAAAAAAGTACTTGGTTATGAACCTTATGAAGTGATGAATTCCAAGCGGATGGAGTATTACCATGAGCAGGATGCCCAGGATATGCTCCTTCCGGGACTTATGTATAACGACAGCAAAACGTTTATTCGCCGTGCCAAACACAAGGATGGGCATTATCTGTGGATCGAGGTCTTCACTCAGACCATGCATAATGCAAACGGCGAAGTAGAGCGAATCCTCAGCATTGCCCAGGATGTCACCAAGCGCAAAGCCCAGGAAGATATCGTCTCCCGGGCACACAAGCTTGCCCAGATCGGCGCCTGGGACTGGGATATGGTCAATAACCGGATTCATTTCTCCAAGGACATCCGCCGGATTTTCGGTAATGTAATGAAACCGGTAGAGCTGAATACCGATTCGTATATGTCCACGATTCATCCCGACGATGCCGATCATGTCATGAAATGTATTATGGATGCGCTTCATGATGGCACGAATGGAGAAGCACTGTACCGGATCATACTGCCAGGCAATATCCAAAAAGTCGTGCAGGCTTACTGGGAAGTCATTACTGATAAAGCTACCGGTACGCCACTACAGATTATTGGTATCGTGCAGGATGTAACCGCCAATCACCAGATGAGCGAGCAGCTTCGTCAGAGCGAGCATAATTACCGTCTGATTACCGAGAATTCGCTGGATATGATTTCCCGGCATTATGATGATCAGGAATTCACTTTCCGTTATGTCTCTCCGGCCAGCATGATTATTCTGGGCTATGAACCGGAAGAGCTGATCGGCAGTTCCTGCTTTGAGCTGCTTCATCCCGAGGATATCGACAAAGCGCGTCGCTTCCTGGAAGCGATCAAAGGCAAAGGCAGTCAGCACGATACGATCATCTTCCGTTATCGGCACAAAAAGGGCCATTATATCTGGTTCGAGACGCTGAGCCGGTATGCTTATAATGAACAGGAAGGCAGCTACGGCTATACGTCGGTCTCCCGTGATATTACAGAGCGCAAATATCTGGAAATGGTGCTGCGTGACAGCGAATATCGCTACCGTTCACTGTTCGAGAACAATCCATCCGGCGTATGCGCGATGGATCTTCAAGGACACTTCCTGTCAGTTAACAGCAGTCTGGAAGAGATTACCGGATTTTCCCGGCATGAGCTGATCGGACGCCGGATTTTCAACTTTTTCTCGGCAGAGGACCTGGGCAAGATCAGGCATCATGCGCGCATGGCAGCAAAAGGTGTTCCGCAGACCTACGAGATTTCCGTACCACGCAAAGATGGTTCCTTTTTCCCGGCAGATGTGATCAATGTGCCGATTATGGCAGATACCGAAGTTATAGGACTGTACGGGATTATTACCGAAACGACCCGGCTCAAGCAGTATATCAGCCAGATCGAAAAGCTGGGTAATGAACGCGCGCTGATTCTGGACTCGGTCTCCGAAGGCATATTCAGTGTGGATGCGGAAGGCCACGGTATATTTATCAACCGGGCTGGTGCGGAAATGCTAGGGCTGGTTATACAGCAGCCGGATAGTCAGGGACTGTACAATTCCCATAGCTGGAATCAGGCACTATACGATGTGGATATTCTGAACGAGCAGTCGCCGATTATTCAGGCGATCCGGCAGGGTACACCGCATCAGGAGGAAGAGACCGTATTTTGGAAAAATGACGGCTCCAGCTTCCTCGCCGCGTACCGGGTAACACCGGTATACGAGCAGGGTGAATATCGCGGAACCGTTATCGTGTTCCGGGATATTACGGATGAAAAGGAAATTCTGCGTGCCAAAGAATCTGCGGAAAAAGCGGATCGTGCCAAATCGGAGTTTCTGTCGGTGATGAGCCATGAACTGCGTACGCCGATGAACGGCATTATGGGCATGACCGGTCTGCTGGCGGATACCGAGCTGGATGAACAGCAGCGCAGTTATCTGGAGATTGTTATGAATAGTAGTGAGACCCTGCTGCAGCTGCTGAATGAAATACTCGATTTCAGTAAAGCGGAAGCCGGTATGCTCACGCTGGAACCGGAACCATTCGAAACGACAAGGGTAATGGATTCTGTCGCCGAGCTGTTCCAGGTGCGCGCGTCCGAGAAAGGAACACTGCTTGCTGTCGAAATCGCTCCGGAAGTGCCGGATATACTTGTCGGAGATGCCGGACGAATTCGTCAGATTCTGATCAATCTGGTAGGCAATGCCGTGAAATTCACCGAAGAAGGACAGATCACTGTCTCGGTTCGCGCACTGGAACGTTCCGAAGGACAGACCGATCAGCCTGGAGAAATCTGGCTCGAATTTGCTGTACAGGATACCGGAATCGGAATTGCCCTGCATCAGCAGCATCTGCTGTTCCAGCCATTCTCCCAGCTTCATCCGGTCTGGAATCGCAAATATGGCGGCACGGGTCTTGGACTATCGATCTGCAAAAAGCTCGTAGAGCTGATGGAAGGCAGTATTGGCGTGATCAGTGAGGAAAATCAGGGAGCCGTGTTTCGGTTTGTATTGAAGCTGGGCACCGTCACTGCTGCTCAGCCAGATGATACTTTGCTGGCGCCTTCCGTGATTTCTGCCGACAATCGTTTATTGCAAGCGACTGTAGCCCATCCAACGGCTCATCATCCGGAACTGCGCATTCTGATTGCCGAAGATCATCCATCCAACCAGCGAGTGCTGCTTTCGATGCTGCACCGGGAAGGATACACGGCAGATCTGGTGGTAAACGGGGAAGAAGCGGTTCAGGCTTGTCTGGATCAGACATACGATCTGATTTTTATGGATGTACAGATGCCAGGCATGAATGGACTGGAGGCGTCCCAGATTATACGGGGGCATTTCAGTAATGAGCAGACGCCGATCATTATCGGTGTAACGGCGTTCGCCCGCCAGGAAGACCGGGAACGCTGCCTGTCTGCCGGTATGCATCATTTTGTCAGCAAGCCGGTGATGAATGCGGAGCTGCAAAGAGTACTGCAGGAGAGTACGGATATGCTTCGGCTCCGTCGTCCGGTCAGCGACCCTCAGCTATAA
- the infC gene encoding translation initiation factor IF-3 produces the protein MIKNEKIKASEVHLTGLNGEDLGIMPTVEALQMARKLKVDLVCNSLFSSPPPCQLISAGAARQNKQQAAKSDRPAKIKEIRLTAQIEDHDYDTKKNQALRILQSGNAVTLVVKTQGSKESAKAKSIIEDLLRDLKEAGKPQTGIQVSGKQSMVQVDPV, from the coding sequence ATGATCAAAAACGAAAAAATCAAAGCATCCGAAGTGCATCTTACCGGTCTGAACGGTGAAGATTTGGGGATTATGCCTACTGTCGAAGCCCTGCAAATGGCCCGCAAGCTAAAAGTGGATCTGGTGTGTAATTCACTGTTCAGCAGTCCCCCACCCTGCCAGCTAATCTCTGCTGGAGCTGCCCGCCAAAACAAGCAGCAAGCTGCCAAAAGCGACCGCCCCGCCAAAATCAAAGAAATCCGCCTGACTGCCCAGATTGAGGATCATGATTATGATACCAAGAAAAATCAGGCACTGCGCATCCTGCAATCCGGCAATGCCGTGACACTCGTCGTCAAAACACAGGGCAGCAAGGAATCCGCCAAAGCCAAATCGATTATTGAAGACCTGCTGCGCGATCTCAAAGAAGCCGGCAAACCACAAACCGGTATTCAGGTAAGTGGCAAGCAATCCATGGTACAGGTGGACCCGGTATAA